The following proteins come from a genomic window of Oncorhynchus clarkii lewisi isolate Uvic-CL-2024 chromosome 23, UVic_Ocla_1.0, whole genome shotgun sequence:
- the LOC139381234 gene encoding LOW QUALITY PROTEIN: phenazine biosynthesis-like domain-containing protein (The sequence of the model RefSeq protein was modified relative to this genomic sequence to represent the inferred CDS: inserted 1 base in 1 codon) — translation MEIPVFIVDAFTNLPFKGNPAAVCPLLHELQDAMYQKIAAEMNLSETXFIIRLNSKDDFSSGARFRLRWFSPTNEVPLCGHATLASAAVLFYKKKNVNATVVFETLSGELYVQQKGESIVMDFPLNKPTPLGLNEFKDIVNAAVGDQPVREVCLCGTTKKLMVRLADTCDRSVLTSLQPDPAVLLRVNTGGRVRGLIVTIIGAPGCQPGYDFYSRNFSPWFGIPEDPVTGSAHTVLAGYWSEKLGKKKMLAYQCSSRGGELELELRDDGRLNIAGQAVTVLQGILTV, via the exons ATGGAGATTCCAGTATTCATTGTTGATGCATTTACCAATTTACCTTTCAAAGGAAATCCTGCAGCAGTTTGTCCCCTTTTACAT GAATTGCAGGATGCTATGTACCAGAAAATTGCTGCTGAGATGAACCTGTCAGAGA GCTTCATCATAAGGCTAAATTCAAAAGATGACTTCAGCTCAG GAGCACGCTTCCGCTTGCGTTGGTTCAGCCCCACCAATGAGGTTCCTCTGTGTGGACATGCCACCCTAGCTTCAGCTGCTGTACTGTTTTACAAAAAAA aaaatgtcaACGCAACAGTGGTATTTGAGACTTTGAGTGGAGAGCTGTATGTGCAACAAAAGGGGGAATCTATAGTGATGGATTTCCCTCTGAACAAACCTACTCCGCTG GGTCTCAATGAATTTAAAGACATAGTTAAT GCTGCTGTGGGAGACCAGCCGGTTCGAGAAGTGTGCCTCTGTGGCACCACCAAAAAGCTAATGGTGCGCCTTGCTGACACTTGTGACAG GTCAGTGCTCACATCCCTGCAGCCAGACCCAGCAGTTCTTCTCCGTGTAAACACTGGAGGAAGGGTTAGGGGTCTGATTGTCACCATAATTGGAGCCCCTGGCTGTCAGCCTGGCTATGACTTCTACTCCAGAAACTTCTCCCCCTGGTTTGGGATTCCTGAGGACCCTGTGACTG GCTCTGCACATACTGTCCTTGCAGGCTACTGGTCTGAGAAACTGGGCAAGAAAAAGATGCTGG CCTATCAGTGCTCCAGTCGTGGAGGGGAGTTGGAGCTGGAACTACGGGATGATGGCAGACTGAATATCGCTGGCCAGGCTGTAACCGTCCTGCAAGGGATTCTAACTGTGTAG
- the LOC139381233 gene encoding DNA replication ATP-dependent helicase/nuclease DNA2 isoform X2 codes for MQRTKLKKNSVIGGHQKTLSSFFYPNKLKESTPPSKRTICSITEMDSSNVTSNQRSVLGGIENSPLSFDLLSVPETPDSQIRTSHPARKPEDGHLSPICRRPCSRGVSLIRENSPKAAMFSLRSKISPPPQVQTSTKNSNMQRCSVKRLFSSDDLQVAKRPKTMPVKRPSISPLRKPLLHGEEFLSECLQVIGDTQNSKGTKFQQGTGLVVKAVNGRKPSKAGQIHLGYSVLTSGAKEKIRNVMPSLKPLSVKRASSLSSNESSLPSSLSECEEECAFTVITEQKDATEYNGCPTDLNTSGGHVISTSFEKPSSVKTILPCPPNPNKSLMEVENSAVRDRGTDGKGVTSEDHLEGLEDNWFDDKMEEIFSNTEEKSNVGKKKGIPDHVILTTGLHNRYWILDVQEIHGARGSVEKHLTITASKTSHPTEICILKDGWESTPVSTGDVVHLEGQCVSGTWLIDRESGFLVLLPDVLISGTSIASGIRCMRRAVLGEMFKCFDGGSKQMLNGTIVHDIFQKAAMSGDFSMERLQLLANQALLSPNYLGDMYTLKLTQEDMKQEIWEYLPALTEWARDYLHTSPQAGKKLLNLKLPSDGALSWQDSACSIAVTDFVDIEENIWSPRFGLKGKIDVTAGVRIHRKGRPPLNRVMPLELKTGKESNSIEHRSQVILYTLMSLERRSDAEAGFLLYLKTGNLHPIVGNHMDRRELLKLRNTLAHHVGNRMEKEGKTRMAPLPGIITDRQACKWCPQIRNCALYDRAIESRAPDYYSSESQQLLVQQESEHLTEAHLLYFSHWLLLCALETHTMERKGGRHNIWLQSAQEREKSGGCMGNMQLIGPVKNQSDGVYIHRFERRHGGEQGVTGLFVGDRVVVSDHALQLIGVAAGYVTDVSSTAVSCSLDRDLSKCSSDVVFRLDQDEGVMGLSTHLVNLSKMMKRSPSSERLRELIVDFHPPQFIDNLSSVLPREAKDTVANILKGLNKPQKQAMKKVLLSKDYTLIVGMPGTGKTTTICTLVRILHACGFSVLLTSYTHSAVDNILLKLRRFKVGFLRLGRAQKVHPDILAYTEERCRTNGIHTLPELENLYNKELVVATTCMGVKHPIFSRRRFDFCIVDEASQISQPVCLGPLFYAQRFVLVGDHQQLPPIVQNREARLLGMDESLFKRLERKSEAVVQLNVQYRMNSKIMSLSNTLMYGGRLECGSERTASAMLTLPSHGSVQRELELSLGRPEDLAWVQAALEPLNPVCFLDTTQVPALETVDQGGISNQTEAALVHGIVSLLLKAGCRASDIGVIAPYRQQLKAISGLLAGPAFSTVEVNTVDKYQGRDKSVIIVSFVRSHLEGNLGELLKDWRRLNVAITRAKHKLLMVGSAPTLRRYAPLEKLLNHLTQESMVFQLPPAAHEVLPTMHL; via the exons ATGCAGAGGACCAAGTTAAAGAAGAACTCT GTAATTGGAGGCCATCAGAAGACACTCTCTTCATTTTTCTACCcaaacaaactcaag GAGTCAACGCCTCCCTCAAAGAGAACTATATGCAGCATAACTGAGATGGACTCGTCAAATGTCACCTCTAACCAGCGCAGTGTCCTGGGAGGCATTGAAAATTCTCCCCTGTCTTTTGACCTCTTATCTGTCCCAGAGACCCCCGACAGCCAGATCAGAACCTCTCACCCTGCCAGAAAGCCTGAAGATGGGCATCTCTCTCCTATCTGCCGCAGACCGTGCTCCAGAGGGGTCAGCTTAATAAGGGAAAATTCTCCCAAGGCAGCTATGTTCTCCCTGAGGAGTAAGATCAGTCCCCCGCCTCAGGTACAGACGAGCACCAAGAACAGTAACATGCAACGTTGCTCTGTGAAAAGACTGTTCAGTTCCGATGACTTGCAGGTTGCCAAGCGTCCCAAAACCATGCCAGTAAAGAGGCCCTCTATTAGCCCTTTGCGGAAGCCTCTCCTTCATGGAGAGGAATTCCTGAGCGAATGCTTGCAGGTCATTGGTGACACTCAAAACTCCAAAGGCACGAAATTCCAGCAGGGCACAGGCCTAGTTGTCAAAGCTGTGAATGGCAGAAAGCCATCCAAGGCTGGTCAGATACACTTAGGTTACAGTGTATTGACATCAGGTGCCAAGGAGAAGATTAGAAACGTCATGCCATCATTAAAGCCACTGTCTGTCAAAAGAGCTTCGTCCTTGTCCTCTAATGAGAGCTCTCTCCCCAGCAGCTTGAGTGAATGTGAAGAGGAGTGTGCTTTTACGGTCATTACAGAACAGAAAGATGCCACAGAATATAATGGCTGCCCTACAGACTTGAATACAAGCGGTGGGCATGTGATCTCTACTAGCTTTGAGAAGCCTAGTAGTGTAAAAACTATCCTTCCGTGTCCACCCAATCCCAATAAGAGCTTAATGGAAGTTGAAAACAGTGCTGTCAGAGACCGTGGCACTGATGGGAAAGGAGTAACATCAGAAGACCACCTGGAGGGGCTGGAGGACAACTGGTTTGATGACAAAATGGAGGAGATCTTCAGTAACACTGAGGAGAAATCCAATGTTGG TAAAAAGAAAGGCATCCCAGACCATGTTATTCTGACCACTGGGCTGCACAACCGCTACTGGATACTAGATGTGCAGGAGATCCATGGTGCTCGTGGCTCTGTGGAGAAACATCTGACCATCACTGCCTCCAAGACCTCCCATCCTACTGAGATTTGTATTCTGAAGGATGGATG GGAGTCGACACCAGTGTCCACGGGTGATGTGGTTCACCTGGAGGGCCAATGTGTCTCAGGTACCTGGCTGATAGACAGGGAGTCAGGATTCTTGGTGCTTCTCCCTGACGTGCTCATTTCTGGCACTAGCATCGCCAGCGGGATCCGCTGCATGAGACGGGCCGTGCTTGGGGAAATGTTCAAG TGTTTCGACGGAGGCTCCAAACAGATGCTGAACGGTACGATAGTTCATGACATCTTCCAGAAAGCTGCAATGTCTGGAGACTTCTCTATGGAAAGGCTGCAACTGCTGGCCAACCAAGCCCTGCTCAGCCCCAACTACCTGGGAGACAT GTACACCCTGAAACTGACTCAGGAGGACATGAAGCAGGAGATTTGGGAGTACCTGCCAGCACTGACAGAATGGGCCAGAGATTACCTTCACACCTCTCCACAGGCAGGCAAGAAACTGTTAAATCTCAAATT GCCAAGTGATGGGGCACTGAGCTGGCAGGACTCCGCATGCAGCATTGCTGTCACAGATTTTGTGGACATTGAGGAAAACATTTGGTCGCCACGTTTCGGCCTGAAGGGTAAAATTGACGTGACAGCAGGGGTGCGTATTCATCGCAAGGGCAGGCCTCCACTCAACAGGGTAATGCCTTTGGAGCTGAAGACTGGCAAAGAGTCCAACTCCATTGAACACCGCAGCCAG GTCATCCTTTACACTCTGATGAGCTTAGAGAGACGCAGTGATGCAGAGGCAGGATTCCTGCTCTACCTGAAGACTGGCAACCTGCATCCTATAGTCGGGAACCACATGGACAGAAGAG agctgttGAAATTAAGGAACACCCTGGCGCATCACGTTGGCAATAGAATGGAGAAGGAAGGCAAGACACGGATGGCACCTCTACCAGGGatcatcacagacagacaggcctgcaAGTGGTGTCCCCAGATCAGGAACTGTGCTCTCTATGACAG gGCCATTGAGAGCAGGGCTCCAGACTACTACTCCAGTGAGTCACAGCAGTTGTTGGTGCAGCAGGAGAGTGAGCACCTGACAGAGGCACACCTGCTCTACTTCAGCCACTGGCTGCTCCTCTGTGCCCTGGAGACCCACAccatggagaggaagggaggccGGCACAACATCTGGCTGCAGTCTGCCCAAGAGAG GGAGAAGAGTGGGGGGTGTATGGGAAACATGCAGCTGATTGGCCCAGTGAAGAACCAGTCAGACGGTGTGTATATCCACCGTTTTGAGCGCCGTCATGGTGGGGAACAGGGTGTGACGGGCTTGTTTGTTGGGGACAGAGTTGTGGTGAGCGACCATGCTTTGCAGCTAATTGGTGTGGCAGCTGGATACGTCACAGACGTGAGCAGCACTGCAGTAAGCTGCTCCCTGGATCG GGACCTTTCGAAGTGTTCCTCTGATGTTGTGTTCCGACTGGACCAGGACGAAGGGGTAATGGGATTGAGCACCCATCTGGTCAACCTCTCCAAGATGATGAAAAGGTCTCCTTCAAG TGAAAGACTAAGGGAGCTGATAGTGGATTTCCACCCTCCTCAGTTCATTGACAACCTTAGCAGTGTGTTGCCCAGGGAAGCTAAGGACACAGTTGCCAACATCCTGAAAG GGCTCAACAAACCTCAGAAACAGGCCATGAAGAAGGTTTTGCTCTCCAAAGATTATACGCTCATAGTTGGGATGCCTGGCACTGGGAAAACCACCACTATATGCACACTG GTGCGTATTCTCCATGCATGTGGCTTTAGTGTGCTGCTGACCAGCTACACCCACTCTGCTGTGGACAACATCCTGCTAAAGCTCCGGAGGTTCAAGGTGGGCTTCCTCCGTCTGGGCCGGGCTCAGAAGGTCCACCCAGACATCCTGGCCTACACAGAGGAGAGGTGTCGGACCAACGGCATCCACACACTCCCTGAGCTGGAGAATCTTTACAACAAGGAG CTGGTGGTGGCCACCACGTGCATGGGTGTAAAGCACCCCATTTTCTCCCGTCGTCGTTTTGACTTTTGTATTGTGGACGAGGCGTCCCAGATCAGTCAGCCAGTGTGCCTTGGGCCCCTGTTCTATGCCCAGCGCTTTGTCCTGGTGGGGGACCACCAACAGCTGCCCCCCATTGTCCAGAACAGAGAGGCTAG GTTGTTGGGTATGGACGAGAGTCTATTCAAGCGTCTCGAGCGTAAAAGTGAGGCTGTAGTCCAGCTGAACGTCCAGTACAGGATGAATAG TAAAATCATGTCCCTAAGTAACACTCTGATgtacggagggaggctggagtgTGGCTCAGAGAGGACTGCCAGCGCCATGCTGACCCTGCCCTCCCACGGCTCTGTCCAGAGGGAGCTGGAGCTAAGTCTGGGCCGGCCGGAGGACCTGGCTTGGGTCCAGGCAGCTCTGGAGCCTCTCAACCCTGTCTGCTTCCTGGACACCACCCAG GTTCCAGCCCTGGAGACGGTTGACCAGGGGGGAATCAGCAACCAGACAGAAGCTGCTCTGGTGCACGGCATAGTCAGTCTGCTATTGAAG GCTGGGTGCAGGGCCAGTGACATCGGGGTCATTGCTCCCTACAGACAACAACTGAAGGCCATCTCAGGCCTACTAGCCGGGCCAGCCTTCAGCACTGTGGAGGTCAACACTGTGGACAAGTACCAGGGCCGCGACAAGAGCGTCATCATTGTTTCCTTTGTCAGGAGTCACCTAGAAGGCAAT CTGGGTGAGCTGCTGAAGGACTGGAGGAGGCTGAACGTGGCCATCACAAGAGCTAAACATAAGCTCCTCATGGTGGGCTCGGCCCCCACCCTGCGCCGCTACGCCCCCCTGGAAAAACTCCTCAACCACCTCACACAGGAGAGCATG GTCTTCCAGCTCCCTCCAGCAGCCCATGAGGTATTACCCACCATGCACCTGTGA
- the LOC139381233 gene encoding DNA replication ATP-dependent helicase/nuclease DNA2 isoform X1 yields MQRTKLKKNSVIGGHQKTLSSFFYPNKLKESTPPSKRTICSITEMDSSNVTSNQRSVLGGIENSPLSFDLLSVPETPDSQIRTSHPARKPEDGHLSPICRRPCSRGVSLIRENSPKAAMFSLRSKISPPPQVQTSTKNSNMQRCSVKRLFSSDDLQVAKRPKTMPVKRPSISPLRKPLLHGEEFLSECLQVIGDTQNSKGTKFQQGTGLVVKAVNGRKPSKAGQIHLGYSVLTSGAKEKIRNVMPSLKPLSVKRASSLSSNESSLPSSLSECEEECAFTVITEQKDATEYNGCPTDLNTSGGHVISTSFEKPSSVKTILPCPPNPNKSLMEVENSAVRDRGTDGKGVTSEDHLEGLEDNWFDDKMEEIFSNTEEKSNVGKKKGIPDHVILTTGLHNRYWILDVQEIHGARGSVEKHLTITASKTSHPTEICILKDGWESTPVSTGDVVHLEGQCVSGTWLIDRESGFLVLLPDVLISGTSIASGIRCMRRAVLGEMFKCFDGGSKQMLNGTIVHDIFQKAAMSGDFSMERLQLLANQALLSPNYLGDMYTLKLTQEDMKQEIWEYLPALTEWARDYLHTSPQAGKKLLNLKLPSDGALSWQDSACSIAVTDFVDIEENIWSPRFGLKGKIDVTAGVRIHRKGRPPLNRVMPLELKTGKESNSIEHRSQVILYTLMSLERRSDAEAGFLLYLKTGNLHPIVGNHMDRRELLKLRNTLAHHVGNRMEKEGKTRMAPLPGIITDRQACKWCPQIRNCALYDRAIESRAPDYYSSESQQLLVQQESEHLTEAHLLYFSHWLLLCALETHTMERKGGRHNIWLQSAQEREKSGGCMGNMQLIGPVKNQSDGVYIHRFERRHGGEQGVTGLFVGDRVVVSDHALQLIGVAAGYVTDVSSTAVSCSLDRDLSKCSSDVVFRLDQDEGVMGLSTHLVNLSKMMKRSPSSERLRELIVDFHPPQFIDNLSSVLPREAKDTVANILKGLNKPQKQAMKKVLLSKDYTLIVGMPGTGKTTTICTLVRILHACGFSVLLTSYTHSAVDNILLKLRRFKVGFLRLGRAQKVHPDILAYTEERCRTNGIHTLPELENLYNKELVVATTCMGVKHPIFSRRRFDFCIVDEASQISQPVCLGPLFYAQRFVLVGDHQQLPPIVQNREARLLGMDESLFKRLERKSEAVVQLNVQYRMNSKIMSLSNTLMYGGRLECGSERTASAMLTLPSHGSVQRELELSLGRPEDLAWVQAALEPLNPVCFLDTTQVPALETVDQGGISNQTEAALVHGIVSLLLKAGCRASDIGVIAPYRQQLKAISGLLAGPAFSTVEVNTVDKYQGRDKSVIIVSFVRSHLEGNLGELLKDWRRLNVAITRAKHKLLMVGSAPTLRRYAPLEKLLNHLTQESMISFTLPSMALTMAERNKVVNGCCGGAIMFVV; encoded by the exons ATGCAGAGGACCAAGTTAAAGAAGAACTCT GTAATTGGAGGCCATCAGAAGACACTCTCTTCATTTTTCTACCcaaacaaactcaag GAGTCAACGCCTCCCTCAAAGAGAACTATATGCAGCATAACTGAGATGGACTCGTCAAATGTCACCTCTAACCAGCGCAGTGTCCTGGGAGGCATTGAAAATTCTCCCCTGTCTTTTGACCTCTTATCTGTCCCAGAGACCCCCGACAGCCAGATCAGAACCTCTCACCCTGCCAGAAAGCCTGAAGATGGGCATCTCTCTCCTATCTGCCGCAGACCGTGCTCCAGAGGGGTCAGCTTAATAAGGGAAAATTCTCCCAAGGCAGCTATGTTCTCCCTGAGGAGTAAGATCAGTCCCCCGCCTCAGGTACAGACGAGCACCAAGAACAGTAACATGCAACGTTGCTCTGTGAAAAGACTGTTCAGTTCCGATGACTTGCAGGTTGCCAAGCGTCCCAAAACCATGCCAGTAAAGAGGCCCTCTATTAGCCCTTTGCGGAAGCCTCTCCTTCATGGAGAGGAATTCCTGAGCGAATGCTTGCAGGTCATTGGTGACACTCAAAACTCCAAAGGCACGAAATTCCAGCAGGGCACAGGCCTAGTTGTCAAAGCTGTGAATGGCAGAAAGCCATCCAAGGCTGGTCAGATACACTTAGGTTACAGTGTATTGACATCAGGTGCCAAGGAGAAGATTAGAAACGTCATGCCATCATTAAAGCCACTGTCTGTCAAAAGAGCTTCGTCCTTGTCCTCTAATGAGAGCTCTCTCCCCAGCAGCTTGAGTGAATGTGAAGAGGAGTGTGCTTTTACGGTCATTACAGAACAGAAAGATGCCACAGAATATAATGGCTGCCCTACAGACTTGAATACAAGCGGTGGGCATGTGATCTCTACTAGCTTTGAGAAGCCTAGTAGTGTAAAAACTATCCTTCCGTGTCCACCCAATCCCAATAAGAGCTTAATGGAAGTTGAAAACAGTGCTGTCAGAGACCGTGGCACTGATGGGAAAGGAGTAACATCAGAAGACCACCTGGAGGGGCTGGAGGACAACTGGTTTGATGACAAAATGGAGGAGATCTTCAGTAACACTGAGGAGAAATCCAATGTTGG TAAAAAGAAAGGCATCCCAGACCATGTTATTCTGACCACTGGGCTGCACAACCGCTACTGGATACTAGATGTGCAGGAGATCCATGGTGCTCGTGGCTCTGTGGAGAAACATCTGACCATCACTGCCTCCAAGACCTCCCATCCTACTGAGATTTGTATTCTGAAGGATGGATG GGAGTCGACACCAGTGTCCACGGGTGATGTGGTTCACCTGGAGGGCCAATGTGTCTCAGGTACCTGGCTGATAGACAGGGAGTCAGGATTCTTGGTGCTTCTCCCTGACGTGCTCATTTCTGGCACTAGCATCGCCAGCGGGATCCGCTGCATGAGACGGGCCGTGCTTGGGGAAATGTTCAAG TGTTTCGACGGAGGCTCCAAACAGATGCTGAACGGTACGATAGTTCATGACATCTTCCAGAAAGCTGCAATGTCTGGAGACTTCTCTATGGAAAGGCTGCAACTGCTGGCCAACCAAGCCCTGCTCAGCCCCAACTACCTGGGAGACAT GTACACCCTGAAACTGACTCAGGAGGACATGAAGCAGGAGATTTGGGAGTACCTGCCAGCACTGACAGAATGGGCCAGAGATTACCTTCACACCTCTCCACAGGCAGGCAAGAAACTGTTAAATCTCAAATT GCCAAGTGATGGGGCACTGAGCTGGCAGGACTCCGCATGCAGCATTGCTGTCACAGATTTTGTGGACATTGAGGAAAACATTTGGTCGCCACGTTTCGGCCTGAAGGGTAAAATTGACGTGACAGCAGGGGTGCGTATTCATCGCAAGGGCAGGCCTCCACTCAACAGGGTAATGCCTTTGGAGCTGAAGACTGGCAAAGAGTCCAACTCCATTGAACACCGCAGCCAG GTCATCCTTTACACTCTGATGAGCTTAGAGAGACGCAGTGATGCAGAGGCAGGATTCCTGCTCTACCTGAAGACTGGCAACCTGCATCCTATAGTCGGGAACCACATGGACAGAAGAG agctgttGAAATTAAGGAACACCCTGGCGCATCACGTTGGCAATAGAATGGAGAAGGAAGGCAAGACACGGATGGCACCTCTACCAGGGatcatcacagacagacaggcctgcaAGTGGTGTCCCCAGATCAGGAACTGTGCTCTCTATGACAG gGCCATTGAGAGCAGGGCTCCAGACTACTACTCCAGTGAGTCACAGCAGTTGTTGGTGCAGCAGGAGAGTGAGCACCTGACAGAGGCACACCTGCTCTACTTCAGCCACTGGCTGCTCCTCTGTGCCCTGGAGACCCACAccatggagaggaagggaggccGGCACAACATCTGGCTGCAGTCTGCCCAAGAGAG GGAGAAGAGTGGGGGGTGTATGGGAAACATGCAGCTGATTGGCCCAGTGAAGAACCAGTCAGACGGTGTGTATATCCACCGTTTTGAGCGCCGTCATGGTGGGGAACAGGGTGTGACGGGCTTGTTTGTTGGGGACAGAGTTGTGGTGAGCGACCATGCTTTGCAGCTAATTGGTGTGGCAGCTGGATACGTCACAGACGTGAGCAGCACTGCAGTAAGCTGCTCCCTGGATCG GGACCTTTCGAAGTGTTCCTCTGATGTTGTGTTCCGACTGGACCAGGACGAAGGGGTAATGGGATTGAGCACCCATCTGGTCAACCTCTCCAAGATGATGAAAAGGTCTCCTTCAAG TGAAAGACTAAGGGAGCTGATAGTGGATTTCCACCCTCCTCAGTTCATTGACAACCTTAGCAGTGTGTTGCCCAGGGAAGCTAAGGACACAGTTGCCAACATCCTGAAAG GGCTCAACAAACCTCAGAAACAGGCCATGAAGAAGGTTTTGCTCTCCAAAGATTATACGCTCATAGTTGGGATGCCTGGCACTGGGAAAACCACCACTATATGCACACTG GTGCGTATTCTCCATGCATGTGGCTTTAGTGTGCTGCTGACCAGCTACACCCACTCTGCTGTGGACAACATCCTGCTAAAGCTCCGGAGGTTCAAGGTGGGCTTCCTCCGTCTGGGCCGGGCTCAGAAGGTCCACCCAGACATCCTGGCCTACACAGAGGAGAGGTGTCGGACCAACGGCATCCACACACTCCCTGAGCTGGAGAATCTTTACAACAAGGAG CTGGTGGTGGCCACCACGTGCATGGGTGTAAAGCACCCCATTTTCTCCCGTCGTCGTTTTGACTTTTGTATTGTGGACGAGGCGTCCCAGATCAGTCAGCCAGTGTGCCTTGGGCCCCTGTTCTATGCCCAGCGCTTTGTCCTGGTGGGGGACCACCAACAGCTGCCCCCCATTGTCCAGAACAGAGAGGCTAG GTTGTTGGGTATGGACGAGAGTCTATTCAAGCGTCTCGAGCGTAAAAGTGAGGCTGTAGTCCAGCTGAACGTCCAGTACAGGATGAATAG TAAAATCATGTCCCTAAGTAACACTCTGATgtacggagggaggctggagtgTGGCTCAGAGAGGACTGCCAGCGCCATGCTGACCCTGCCCTCCCACGGCTCTGTCCAGAGGGAGCTGGAGCTAAGTCTGGGCCGGCCGGAGGACCTGGCTTGGGTCCAGGCAGCTCTGGAGCCTCTCAACCCTGTCTGCTTCCTGGACACCACCCAG GTTCCAGCCCTGGAGACGGTTGACCAGGGGGGAATCAGCAACCAGACAGAAGCTGCTCTGGTGCACGGCATAGTCAGTCTGCTATTGAAG GCTGGGTGCAGGGCCAGTGACATCGGGGTCATTGCTCCCTACAGACAACAACTGAAGGCCATCTCAGGCCTACTAGCCGGGCCAGCCTTCAGCACTGTGGAGGTCAACACTGTGGACAAGTACCAGGGCCGCGACAAGAGCGTCATCATTGTTTCCTTTGTCAGGAGTCACCTAGAAGGCAAT CTGGGTGAGCTGCTGAAGGACTGGAGGAGGCTGAACGTGGCCATCACAAGAGCTAAACATAAGCTCCTCATGGTGGGCTCGGCCCCCACCCTGCGCCGCTACGCCCCCCTGGAAAAACTCCTCAACCACCTCACACAGGAGAGCATGATATCCTTTACACTGCCCAGTATGGCCTTAACCATGGCTGAGAGAAATAAAGTGGTGAATGGATGCTGTGGAGGTGCTATAATGTTTGTTGtatag